The following are encoded in a window of Streptomyces sp. Go-475 genomic DNA:
- a CDS encoding TetR family transcriptional regulator gives MSQPAKSARTPATTDAPESAAGSRAAAQRLKMRRELAAAAMELFATKGYEATTVDEIAAQAGVARRTFFRHFRSKEEAIFPDHDDTLIRAEAVLNAAPAHEHPLDTVCRGIKEVMRMYAARPEISVARYKLTREVPTLREAEIASVARYERLFTRYLLGHFDERAHADDANDDPLLAEVAASAVVTAHNHVLRRWLRAGGQGDVEAQLDHAFAIVRKTFGSGIGAGRSTEPQPAVATASAQGEVLVTVARTDAPLDEVMRTIEQALKER, from the coding sequence ATGTCCCAGCCCGCCAAGTCCGCACGTACACCAGCTACGACCGACGCGCCGGAGAGTGCCGCAGGCTCCCGTGCCGCCGCCCAGCGGCTCAAGATGCGCCGGGAACTGGCGGCCGCCGCGATGGAGCTGTTCGCGACCAAGGGGTACGAGGCGACCACCGTCGACGAGATCGCGGCCCAGGCCGGGGTCGCGCGCCGCACCTTCTTCCGCCACTTCCGCTCCAAGGAAGAGGCGATCTTCCCCGACCACGACGACACCCTGATCCGCGCCGAGGCGGTACTCAACGCCGCGCCCGCGCACGAGCATCCGCTCGACACGGTGTGCCGCGGCATCAAGGAAGTCATGCGGATGTACGCGGCCCGGCCGGAGATCTCGGTCGCCCGCTACAAGCTGACCCGCGAGGTGCCCACCCTGCGCGAGGCGGAGATCGCGTCGGTGGCCCGCTACGAGCGCCTGTTCACCCGCTACCTCCTCGGCCACTTCGACGAGCGCGCGCACGCCGACGACGCCAACGACGACCCGCTGCTGGCGGAGGTGGCCGCCTCCGCGGTCGTCACCGCCCACAACCACGTGCTGCGGCGCTGGCTGAGGGCCGGCGGGCAGGGGGACGTGGAGGCGCAGCTGGACCACGCCTTCGCGATCGTGCGCAAGACCTTCGGCTCGGGCATCGGGGCCGGGCGCTCCACGGAACCGCAGCCGGCCGTCGCCACGGCCTCGGCGCAGGGCGAGGTGCTGGTGACGGTCGCCCGCACCGACGCCCCTCTGGACGAGGTCATGCGGACGATCGAGCAGGCCCTCAAGGAGCGCTGA
- the ccrA gene encoding crotonyl-CoA carboxylase/reductase: MTVKDILAAIQSPDSTSEDFAALPLPESYRAITVHKDETEMFSGLATRDKDPRKSIHLDEVPLPELGPGEALVAVMASSVNYNSVWTSIFEPLSTFGFLERYGRTSELAKRHDLPYHIIGSDLAGVVLRTGPGVNAWRPGDEVVAHCLSVELESSDGHNDTMLDPEQRIWGFETNFGGLAEIALVKSNQLMPKPDHLSWEEAAAPGLVNSTAYRQLVSRNGAAMKQGDNVLIWGASGGLGSYATQFALAGGANPICVVSSPQKAEICRSMGAEAIIDRNAEGYKFWKDENTQDPKEWKRFGKRIRELTGGEDIDIVFEHPGRETFGASVFVTRKGGTITTCASTSGYMHEYDNRYLWMSLKRIIGSHFANYREAWEANRLIAKGKIHPTLSKVYSLEDTGQAAYDVHRNLHQGKVGVLCMAPEEGLGVRDEAKRAQHIDAINRFRNI, encoded by the coding sequence GTGACCGTGAAGGACATCCTGGCCGCGATCCAGTCGCCCGACTCCACGTCGGAGGACTTCGCCGCCCTCCCGCTGCCCGAGTCGTACCGCGCGATCACCGTGCACAAGGACGAGACGGAGATGTTCTCCGGGCTCGCCACGCGCGACAAGGACCCCCGCAAGTCGATCCACCTGGACGAGGTGCCGCTGCCCGAGCTGGGCCCGGGAGAGGCCCTGGTGGCCGTCATGGCCTCCTCGGTCAACTACAACTCGGTGTGGACGTCGATCTTCGAGCCGCTGTCCACCTTCGGCTTCCTGGAGCGCTACGGCCGCACCAGCGAGCTGGCCAAGCGCCACGACCTGCCGTACCACATCATCGGCTCGGACCTCGCGGGCGTCGTCCTGCGCACCGGCCCGGGCGTCAACGCCTGGCGGCCCGGTGACGAGGTCGTCGCGCACTGCCTCTCCGTCGAGCTGGAGTCCAGCGACGGGCACAACGACACGATGCTCGACCCGGAGCAGCGCATCTGGGGCTTCGAGACGAACTTCGGCGGCCTCGCCGAGATCGCGCTGGTCAAGTCCAACCAGCTGATGCCCAAGCCCGACCACCTCAGCTGGGAGGAGGCCGCCGCTCCCGGCCTGGTCAACTCCACCGCCTACCGGCAGCTGGTCTCCCGCAACGGCGCCGCCATGAAGCAGGGCGACAACGTGCTCATCTGGGGCGCGAGCGGCGGACTCGGCAGCTACGCGACGCAGTTCGCGCTGGCCGGCGGCGCCAACCCCATCTGTGTGGTGAGCAGTCCCCAGAAGGCGGAGATCTGCCGGTCGATGGGCGCCGAGGCGATCATCGACCGCAACGCCGAGGGCTACAAGTTCTGGAAGGACGAGAACACCCAGGACCCCAAGGAGTGGAAGCGCTTCGGCAAGCGCATCCGCGAACTCACCGGCGGCGAGGACATCGACATCGTCTTCGAGCACCCCGGCCGCGAGACCTTCGGCGCGAGTGTCTTCGTCACCCGCAAGGGCGGCACCATCACCACCTGCGCCTCGACCTCGGGCTACATGCACGAGTACGACAACCGCTACCTGTGGATGTCGCTGAAGCGGATCATCGGCTCGCACTTCGCCAACTACCGCGAGGCCTGGGAGGCCAACCGGCTCATCGCGAAGGGCAAGATCCACCCGACCCTGTCCAAGGTGTACTCCCTGGAGGACACCGGCCAGGCGGCCTACGACGTGCACCGCAACCTGCACCAGGGCAAGGTCGGCGTGCTGTGCATGGCCCCCGAGGAGGGCCTGGGCGTGCGCGACGAGGCGAAGCGCGCGCAGCACATCGACGCCATCAACCGCTTCCGCAACATCTGA